The nucleotide sequence TGAAGAGGGATATATTACTGAAGGCAGTCGTTCTAATATATTTTTTGTTATAGATGACAAGGTATACACAGCGCCAGAAGGTGAAGTTTTACAGGGAGTTACCAGAAAAAGAATACTGAAAGTTTCAAAAGAGATAGGAATAGAAATTATAAAAAAACATATACATATTGATGAGTTAAAAAATTTAGATGGGGCTTTTATGACAGGAACATCTGTAAATATTTTACCGATAAGGACTATTAATGAAATAGAGTTAGATTCTGTTAACAATAAAATAATAAAAGAATTAAGCATAGGTTATATTAATGATATGCAGAAGTATATTGAATCAAGAAAAAATTATTCTAGGAGTGGTTTTACTTATGAAAGCTATATTTTTGGATAGAGATGGAGTTATAAATGATAATAGTAAACATGTAAATAAACCCGAAGATTTAATAATTTATGAATCGGCTAAAAAAGGGTTAAAAAAGTTATATGATGCTGGATATACATTATTTATAGTTACTAATCAAGGTGGTATTGAATTAGGATATTTAACAGAAGAAGATTTAGATAAAATACATAAAAGGCTATTAGAAGAACTTAAGCCGTACTGTGAAATTAAAGATATTAGATTTTGTCCTGATTTTTACAGAAAATCAGAATGCAGAAAGCCTAAACCTGGCATGATTTTAGACCTTGCTGAAAAATACAATATAGATCTAAGTCAAAGTTGGATGATAGGAGATATGGATACAGATATTATTGCAGGTTTGAAAGCTGGATGCAAAACTGCAAAAATAGGGAAGACATATGAAAAAGCACATATAAACGGAAAAGACCTAGATGA is from Caloranaerobacter sp. TR13 and encodes:
- a CDS encoding HAD-IIIA family hydrolase, producing the protein MKAIFLDRDGVINDNSKHVNKPEDLIIYESAKKGLKKLYDAGYTLFIVTNQGGIELGYLTEEDLDKIHKRLLEELKPYCEIKDIRFCPDFYRKSECRKPKPGMILDLAEKYNIDLSQSWMIGDMDTDIIAGLKAGCKTAKIGKTYEKAHINGKDLDDVAEKILSQD